From the genome of Candidatus Defluviilinea proxima:
TACCGGACGCAATTTTGCGGCGGGTATGTCTGGCGGTATTGCCTATGTATTCGATGAAGAAGATGAACTGCCCTCCCGCTGTAACAAGGAGATGGTGAGTCTGCAAAAGTTGACCGATGCGTCTGAGATCGAATATGTGAAGGGCATGTTGCAACGACATGTAGCGGCTACACAAAGCGATTTCGCAAAACACATTCTGAGCAATTGGGAGGAAAGCCTGCCCAAGTTCGTTTGTGTATTGCCCAATGATTATGCCCGCATGATGCAGATGGTCAAGGAAGTGGAAGCATCTGGCCTGAGCGGTGAAGAGGCTCTGATGGCGGCGTTTGAGTTGAACACAAAAGATGTTGCCCGCGTCGGCGGTAATTAAGACCCTTTAACCACAAAGGGCACAAAGATCACGAAGGAATTTTCTAAGCCCTTCCCTTTGTGTACTCACCTGCACTTGCGTGCTGGTGCAAGTGTCGTGTCCTTCGTGGTAAGTGCTTTATGGAGAATTAACAATGGCGAAACCAACTGGATTTATGGAATACCCCCGCGAACTCCCTGCTGACCGTACACCGGAGGAACGCATTAAGGATTGGAAGGAATTCCACCTGCATTTCGGCGATGAGAAATTACAGGTACAGGCCGCGCGTTGTATGAACTGCGGCATTCCGTTCTGTCACACAGGCGGACTCATCAGCGGCATGGCTTCAGGCTGCCCGATCAACAACCTCATCCCTGAATGGAATGATCTTGTCTATCGCGGTTTGTGGAAGCAGGCATTGGATAGTTTGCTCAAGACAAATAACTTTCCCGAATTTACCGGGCGCGTATGCCCGGCCCCGTGTGAAGGTTCTTGTACGTTGGGCATCAATGCTCCTGCCGTAACCATCAAGACTGTCGAGCAAGCCATCATCGAAAAAGGATTTGAAGAAGGCTGGATCGTCCCAACCCCTCCCGCTGTTCGTACAGGAAAGCGGATCGCTGTTGTGGGTTCGGGTCCTGCTGGATTGGCCTGTGCTGATCAGCTTAACAAGGCGGGCCATTGGGTGACGGTGTTTGAGCGCGCCGATCGTATCGGTGGTTTACTTGAATATGGCATCCCCAATATGAAACTAGATAAGAAGGTCGTCCGCCGCCGTGTGGACTTGATGACCGCCGAGGGCATCAAATTCGTCACGAACATTGAGATCGGCAAGAATTACCCCGCCGATAAATTGCGTCAGGAATATGACGCGGTCATTCTGTGTTGCGGTGCTACCAAGCCTCGCAACCTTCCCATTGAAGGACGCGACCTCAAGGGCATTCACTATGCGGTTGAATTCCTGCATGCCAACACCAAGCACCTGCTTGACCGCAAGTACGGCGATACGCAAAGCTTTGGCTCATTCACTTATCCCTACGTCTCTGCCGAGGGCAAGGATGTGGTTGTCATCGGCGGTGGGGATACCGGCACCGACTGCGTGGGTACATCTCTGCGTCAGGGATGCAAGAGTTTGATGCAACTTGAGATCCTCAGCCGTCCTCCTGATGTGCGCCAGCCGAACAACCCCTGGCCTGAATGGCCCAAGGTCTACAACCTTGATTATGGACAGGAAGAATATAAAGCCATTTATGGAGATGACCCGCGCCAGTATCTTGTCACTGCCAAGTGTTTCATCGGTGATGAGAACGGCAATGTGAAAGAGATCGAAACTGTGGGTGTGGAATGGGTCAAGGATGAGAACGGACGCTTCGGCCCTCGCGAGATCCCGGGCACGAATCAAACCCGACCTGTACAACTGGTCCTGCTTGCTATGGGCTTTCTTGGCCCCGAAGATTCCGTCGCTGACGCGTTGGGCGTGGAACGTGATGAACGCAGTAACGTCAAGGCTGAGTATGGAAAATTCAACACCAACCTGCCGGGCGTTTTTTCCGCTGGCGATATGCGTCGCGGACAAAGCCTCGTGGTCTGGGCGATCAACGAAGGCCGCGGTGCCGCACGTGAATGTGACCGTTACCTGATGGGCGAAACGGTTCTGCCGTAAGTAACAATGAGAGTGC
Proteins encoded in this window:
- a CDS encoding glutamate synthase subunit beta codes for the protein MAKPTGFMEYPRELPADRTPEERIKDWKEFHLHFGDEKLQVQAARCMNCGIPFCHTGGLISGMASGCPINNLIPEWNDLVYRGLWKQALDSLLKTNNFPEFTGRVCPAPCEGSCTLGINAPAVTIKTVEQAIIEKGFEEGWIVPTPPAVRTGKRIAVVGSGPAGLACADQLNKAGHWVTVFERADRIGGLLEYGIPNMKLDKKVVRRRVDLMTAEGIKFVTNIEIGKNYPADKLRQEYDAVILCCGATKPRNLPIEGRDLKGIHYAVEFLHANTKHLLDRKYGDTQSFGSFTYPYVSAEGKDVVVIGGGDTGTDCVGTSLRQGCKSLMQLEILSRPPDVRQPNNPWPEWPKVYNLDYGQEEYKAIYGDDPRQYLVTAKCFIGDENGNVKEIETVGVEWVKDENGRFGPREIPGTNQTRPVQLVLLAMGFLGPEDSVADALGVERDERSNVKAEYGKFNTNLPGVFSAGDMRRGQSLVVWAINEGRGAARECDRYLMGETVLP